The Brachybacterium huguangmaarense genome contains a region encoding:
- a CDS encoding general stress protein, whose translation MTSPQNSPLDNQLFRLKFPRSLGAYGTYAEVQAVVDTLADHEFPVENTMIVGTDLKLIERVTGRRTWGRVIGGGVLSGLWMGLFVGILFSLFTAQVLTTVVMSMLMGIVFFTIWSAISYAMSGGRRDFTSMTATIPMQYELLVEHSHADRAREILGAAGTGPAAFAGGGYAGTPAPAPVPDHGGYGQPAAPQGDGRYGQPAAEPVASPAPGGYGSSPAPEAPAGSDGGYGQVAPDPRDRPVYGRPAGEDEPRER comes from the coding sequence ATGACGTCTCCGCAGAACTCCCCGCTCGACAACCAGCTGTTCCGTCTGAAGTTCCCCCGGTCTCTCGGCGCCTACGGCACCTACGCCGAGGTCCAGGCGGTCGTCGACACCCTCGCCGACCACGAGTTCCCGGTCGAGAACACGATGATCGTCGGCACCGACCTCAAGCTCATCGAGCGCGTGACCGGGCGTCGCACGTGGGGTCGTGTGATCGGGGGCGGCGTGCTGAGCGGGCTCTGGATGGGCCTGTTCGTGGGGATCCTGTTCTCCCTGTTCACCGCGCAGGTGCTCACCACGGTGGTCATGTCGATGCTGATGGGCATCGTGTTCTTCACGATCTGGTCGGCCATCTCGTACGCCATGAGCGGCGGGCGGCGCGACTTCACGTCGATGACGGCCACGATCCCGATGCAGTACGAGCTCCTCGTCGAGCACAGCCACGCCGATCGGGCCCGCGAGATCCTCGGGGCGGCGGGCACCGGACCGGCCGCGTTCGCCGGCGGCGGCTACGCGGGCACCCCGGCACCGGCGCCGGTTCCCGACCACGGCGGCTACGGGCAGCCGGCGGCGCCCCAGGGCGACGGCCGCTACGGGCAGCCCGCGGCCGAGCCGGTCGCCTCGCCTGCACCCGGCGGCTACGGCTCCTCCCCCGCTCCCGAGGCGCCCGCGGGCTCCGACGGCGGCTACGGGCAGGTCGCGCCCGATCCCCGCGATCGTCCCGTGTACGGCCGGCCCGCCGGCGAGGACGAGCCGCGCGAGCGCTGA
- the rpsL gene encoding 30S ribosomal protein S12 produces the protein MPTIQQLVRKGRTVKTTSSKTPALKGSPQRRGVCTRVYTTTPKKPNSALRKIARVRLSTGIEVTAYIPGVGHNLQEHSIVLVRGGRVKDLPGVRYKIVRGALDTQAVKGRQQARSRYGAKKEKK, from the coding sequence GTGCCCACTATTCAGCAGTTGGTGCGGAAGGGACGCACGGTCAAGACGACCTCGTCCAAGACGCCCGCGCTCAAGGGTTCGCCCCAGCGCCGCGGTGTCTGCACGCGCGTCTACACGACCACCCCGAAGAAGCCGAACTCGGCGCTGCGCAAGATCGCCCGCGTGCGTCTGTCGACCGGCATCGAGGTCACCGCGTACATCCCCGGCGTCGGCCACAACCTGCAGGAGCACTCGATCGTGCTCGTGCGCGGCGGCCGTGTGAAGGACCTCCCCGGCGTCCGCTACAAGATCGTCCGCGGCGCCCTGGACACCCAGGCTGTCAAGGGTCGCCAGCAGGCCCGCAGCCGCTACGGCGCGAAGAAGGAGAAGAAGTAA
- the fusA gene encoding elongation factor G, whose amino-acid sequence MALAVLSDLTKVRNIGIMAHIDAGKTTTTERILYYTGVNYKMGETHDGAGTMDWMEQEKERGITITSAATTCYWHDNQINIIDTPGHVDFTVEVERSLRVLDGAVAVFDGKEGVEPQSETVWRQADKYDVPRICFVNKMDKLGADFFFTVRTIIERLGAKPLVMQVPIGAENEFRGVVDLVEMKAYEWPEVFPEDAPLLGKKKGDAALGQYQTEIPIPADLQDTVDEYRSQLVEDVAESSEELMEAYLEEGDLTVAQLKQGIRELTVTSQAYPVFAGSAFKNKGVQPMLDAVIDYLPSPLDVPPMVGHDVKDEEKEIIRKPSTEEPFSALAFKVATHPFFGTLTYVRVYSGHVKSGDQVLNSTTGRKERIGKLFQMHSNQENPVDEAFAGHIYAFIGLKDTNTGDTLSDLANPVMLESMSFPEPVISVAIEPKTKGDQEKLSVAIQKLAKEDPTFQVELDEETGQTVIKGMGELHLDILVDRMRREFKVEANIGKPQVAYRETIRRTVDKFDFTHKKQTGGSGQFAKVQLRYEPLEGAEEGVFYEFDNAVTGGRVPREYIPSVDAGIQDALQSGVLAGYPVVNVKATLLDGAYHDVDSSEMAFKIAGSMATKEALRKANPVLLEPLMDVEVRTPEEYMGDVIGDLNSRRGQVQSMEDASGVKIVRALVPLSEMFGYVGDLRSKTQGRAMYTMQFHSYAEVPKNISDEIVAKTRGE is encoded by the coding sequence GTGGCACTCGCAGTGCTCAGCGACCTCACGAAGGTCCGCAACATCGGCATCATGGCCCACATCGATGCCGGCAAGACCACCACGACCGAGCGCATCCTGTACTACACCGGTGTCAACTACAAGATGGGCGAGACCCACGACGGCGCCGGCACGATGGACTGGATGGAGCAGGAGAAGGAGCGCGGCATCACCATCACGTCCGCCGCGACGACCTGCTACTGGCACGACAACCAGATCAACATCATCGACACCCCCGGTCACGTCGACTTCACCGTCGAGGTGGAGCGCTCGCTGCGCGTCCTCGACGGCGCCGTCGCCGTGTTCGACGGCAAGGAGGGCGTGGAGCCCCAGTCGGAGACCGTGTGGCGTCAGGCGGACAAGTACGACGTCCCCCGCATCTGCTTCGTCAACAAGATGGACAAGCTGGGCGCGGACTTCTTCTTCACCGTCCGCACGATCATCGAGCGCCTCGGCGCCAAGCCCCTCGTCATGCAGGTCCCGATCGGCGCGGAGAACGAGTTCCGCGGCGTCGTCGACCTCGTCGAGATGAAGGCCTACGAGTGGCCGGAGGTGTTCCCCGAGGACGCCCCGCTGCTCGGCAAGAAGAAGGGCGACGCGGCGCTCGGCCAGTACCAGACCGAGATCCCGATCCCCGCCGACCTCCAGGACACGGTCGACGAGTACCGCTCCCAGCTGGTCGAGGACGTCGCCGAGAGCTCGGAGGAGCTCATGGAGGCCTACCTCGAGGAGGGCGACCTCACGGTCGCTCAGCTCAAGCAGGGCATCCGCGAGCTCACCGTCACCTCGCAGGCCTACCCGGTCTTCGCGGGCTCGGCGTTCAAGAACAAGGGCGTGCAGCCCATGCTCGACGCCGTGATCGACTACCTCCCGTCCCCGCTCGACGTGCCGCCGATGGTCGGCCACGACGTCAAGGACGAGGAGAAGGAGATCATCCGCAAGCCCTCGACCGAGGAGCCCTTCTCGGCTCTCGCGTTCAAGGTCGCCACGCACCCGTTCTTCGGCACCCTGACCTACGTGCGCGTCTACTCCGGCCACGTGAAGTCCGGCGACCAGGTGCTCAACTCGACCACCGGCCGCAAGGAGCGCATCGGCAAGCTGTTCCAGATGCACTCCAACCAGGAGAACCCCGTGGACGAGGCCTTCGCCGGCCACATCTACGCGTTCATCGGCCTCAAGGACACCAACACCGGTGACACCCTGAGCGACCTGGCCAACCCGGTCATGCTCGAGTCGATGAGCTTCCCCGAGCCCGTGATCTCCGTGGCCATCGAGCCCAAGACCAAGGGCGACCAGGAGAAGCTGTCGGTCGCCATCCAGAAGCTCGCCAAGGAGGATCCCACCTTCCAGGTCGAGCTCGACGAGGAGACCGGTCAGACCGTCATCAAGGGCATGGGCGAGCTGCACCTCGACATCCTCGTGGACCGCATGCGCCGCGAGTTCAAGGTCGAGGCCAACATCGGCAAGCCGCAGGTGGCCTACCGCGAGACGATCCGTCGCACCGTGGACAAGTTCGACTTCACCCACAAGAAGCAGACGGGCGGCTCCGGCCAGTTCGCCAAGGTCCAGCTCCGCTACGAGCCCCTCGAGGGTGCCGAGGAGGGCGTGTTCTACGAGTTCGACAACGCCGTCACCGGCGGTCGCGTGCCGCGCGAGTACATCCCGAGCGTGGACGCGGGCATCCAGGACGCCCTGCAGTCGGGCGTGCTGGCCGGCTACCCCGTCGTCAACGTCAAGGCGACGCTGCTCGACGGTGCCTACCACGACGTCGACTCCTCGGAGATGGCGTTCAAGATCGCCGGGTCCATGGCCACCAAGGAGGCCCTGCGCAAGGCGAACCCCGTGCTGCTCGAGCCCCTCATGGATGTCGAGGTGCGCACCCCCGAGGAGTACATGGGAGATGTCATCGGCGACCTCAACTCGCGTCGCGGGCAGGTCCAGTCGATGGAGGACGCGAGCGGCGTGAAGATCGTCCGCGCTCTCGTCCCGCTGTCGGAGATGTTCGGGTACGTCGGCGACCTGCGGTCCAAGACCCAGGGCCGTGCGATGTACACGATGCAGTTCCACAGCTACGCGGAGGTCCCGAAGAACATTTCGGACGAGATCGTCGCGAAGACCCGGGGCGAGTGA
- a CDS encoding carbohydrate ABC transporter permease, with the protein MSTSSTAPVAAGAPRRHRPRSAGDRTFSVVAHTVLTIWALMVVLPLVWTVISSFKTSQEILATPFALPKVWHVDNFVRAWNTAGIGRYFVNTLIVVGGALVLVMLLGAMCSYVLARFTFPGRRLVYYGLIAGLTFPLFLAVVPLFFVIQNLGLSNSYLGLILTYVGFALPFTVFFLYAFFRQLPEEIAEAAAIDGAGDFRTFFQIMVPMALPGLTSVTIFNFLGLWNQFLLPVVLNTDESKSVLAQGLNKMQAQQGYQTDWSGMFASVTITILPVLIVYVIFQRQLQGGMGPSTDK; encoded by the coding sequence ATGAGCACCTCCTCGACCGCCCCCGTCGCCGCCGGCGCACCGCGCCGGCATCGCCCCCGCAGCGCGGGGGACCGGACCTTCTCGGTCGTCGCCCACACGGTCCTCACCATCTGGGCGCTCATGGTCGTGCTCCCGCTGGTGTGGACGGTCATCAGTTCGTTCAAGACCTCCCAGGAGATCCTCGCGACGCCGTTCGCGCTGCCCAAGGTCTGGCACGTCGACAACTTCGTGCGGGCGTGGAACACGGCAGGCATCGGCCGGTACTTCGTCAACACCCTGATCGTGGTGGGCGGCGCGCTCGTGCTCGTCATGCTCCTGGGCGCGATGTGCTCGTACGTGCTCGCGCGCTTCACCTTCCCGGGCCGGCGCCTCGTCTACTACGGCCTCATCGCCGGGCTCACGTTCCCGCTGTTCCTCGCCGTCGTGCCGCTGTTCTTCGTGATCCAGAACCTGGGGCTGTCCAACAGCTATCTGGGGCTGATCCTCACGTACGTGGGCTTCGCCCTCCCGTTCACGGTGTTCTTCCTCTACGCGTTCTTCCGGCAGCTGCCCGAGGAGATCGCCGAGGCCGCCGCGATCGACGGGGCGGGGGACTTCCGCACCTTCTTCCAGATCATGGTGCCGATGGCGCTGCCGGGGCTCACCTCGGTCACGATCTTCAACTTCCTGGGCCTGTGGAACCAGTTCCTGCTGCCCGTCGTGCTCAACACCGACGAGTCCAAGTCGGTGCTCGCCCAGGGCCTGAACAAGATGCAGGCGCAGCAGGGCTACCAGACGGACTGGTCGGGCATGTTCGCCTCGGTGACCATCACGATCCTGCCGGTGCTGATCGTGTACGTGATCTTCCAGCGCCAGCTGCAGGGCGGCATGGGCCCGAGCACCGACAAGTGA
- a CDS encoding carbohydrate ABC transporter permease yields MAALPTAAPPAAPRRRGRRTRLTPERIAFFAVCLGLPLLIYIVFVVSPFLQAFYYSLTDWRGLSAETHVVGLDNYIQIFEDPHYRKALLHNLVLMIVLPTITIALAFALAILVTVGGDSRGEIRGIRGASIYRVISFFPYAIPAVVVGILFAFIYSPNGGLLNGLLGLVGLDRGIGWLGDPRFALAAIVAAVVWSLVGFYMVLFVAAIKAVPAEIVEAARLDGCGRLRLAAQVILPMVRENVSTAVVYMGIMALDMFVYVSVMTPLGGTGQSTEVVSRYLYETAFSRSEFGLASAMGVVLALVTMLMAVIVLFATRSKDDA; encoded by the coding sequence ATGGCCGCCCTCCCCACGGCGGCGCCCCCGGCCGCCCCGCGCCGCCGGGGGCGTCGCACGCGGCTGACCCCCGAGCGCATCGCCTTCTTCGCGGTGTGCCTGGGGCTGCCGCTGCTCATCTACATCGTCTTCGTGGTCTCGCCCTTCCTGCAGGCCTTCTACTACTCGCTCACCGACTGGCGCGGCCTGTCGGCCGAGACCCACGTGGTCGGGCTGGACAACTACATCCAGATCTTCGAGGACCCGCACTACCGCAAGGCCCTCCTGCACAATCTCGTGCTCATGATCGTGCTGCCCACGATCACGATCGCGCTCGCCTTCGCGCTCGCGATCCTGGTGACCGTCGGCGGGGACAGCCGCGGGGAGATCCGCGGCATCCGCGGCGCGAGCATCTATCGCGTCATCAGCTTCTTCCCGTACGCGATCCCCGCCGTGGTCGTCGGCATCCTGTTCGCCTTCATCTACTCGCCCAACGGCGGTCTGCTCAACGGCCTGCTCGGCCTGGTCGGGCTCGACCGCGGGATCGGCTGGCTCGGTGACCCGCGCTTCGCCCTGGCCGCGATCGTCGCCGCGGTGGTGTGGTCCCTCGTGGGCTTCTACATGGTGCTGTTCGTGGCCGCCATCAAGGCGGTGCCCGCCGAGATCGTCGAGGCCGCGCGCCTCGACGGCTGCGGCCGGCTGCGCCTGGCCGCTCAGGTGATCCTGCCGATGGTGCGGGAGAACGTCTCCACGGCCGTCGTCTACATGGGGATCATGGCGCTGGACATGTTCGTGTACGTGAGCGTGATGACCCCGCTCGGCGGCACCGGCCAGAGCACCGAGGTCGTGTCCCGCTACCTCTACGAGACCGCGTTCAGCCGCTCCGAGTTCGGCCTCGCCTCCGCGATGGGCGTCGTGCTGGCCCTGGTCACGATGCTGATGGCCGTGATCGTCCTGTTCGCCACCCGATCCAAGGACGACGCATGA
- the ngcE gene encoding N-acetylglucosamine/diacetylchitobiose ABC transporter substrate-binding protein, with amino-acid sequence MDDPSVPLTPADRLGASRRRFLALAGAGASGTALAACATGGGSSSGSDGSDAGGGDVADGGAEKTKDNPFGVKPDAAVDVVIFNGGYGDQYAKDAGEGYKKLHPDADVQVSSTVNIQPELQPRFIGGTPPDLFDNSGAQNMNQSALISEKKLAQIEALLSAESIDGGTVEDSLLPGATAPGTYSGKLYALNYVYTVFALWYSAKEFEERGWSAPTTWDELMALGETAKGAGQALFAWGGQNAADYFQELALSIAIKQGGVEVQKNLDKLDAKAFEQQSIVDAYNAMQDAITAGYFLPGGAGIKHTEAQTQWVTGKAVMYPSGSWIENEQRGVTPEDYRMTGSPVPLLSSDAKLPFEAIHGTAGEPFFVPAQAKNGAGGLEFLRVMLSKEQCENFAKITSSPTIVKDTIPDDAFGSTALASVNSMIAAAGDNVFHFNFNDWYGMGPDLKPLWTEFINGDKNADQVREESQKLIDAIREDDSIEKFDVQ; translated from the coding sequence ATGGACGACCCCAGCGTGCCCCTGACCCCCGCCGACCGTCTGGGCGCCTCGCGCCGCCGCTTCCTCGCCCTCGCGGGGGCAGGCGCCTCGGGGACCGCGCTGGCCGCGTGCGCCACGGGCGGCGGCTCCAGTTCCGGTTCCGACGGCTCCGATGCAGGCGGCGGCGATGTCGCCGACGGCGGCGCGGAGAAGACCAAGGACAACCCCTTCGGCGTGAAGCCCGACGCCGCCGTCGACGTCGTCATCTTCAACGGCGGCTACGGCGACCAGTACGCCAAGGACGCCGGGGAGGGCTACAAGAAGCTGCACCCCGACGCGGACGTCCAGGTCTCCTCGACCGTCAACATCCAGCCCGAGCTGCAGCCGCGCTTCATCGGCGGCACCCCGCCGGACCTGTTCGACAACTCGGGTGCTCAGAACATGAACCAGAGCGCCCTGATCAGCGAGAAGAAGCTCGCCCAGATCGAGGCGCTGCTGAGCGCGGAGTCGATCGACGGGGGCACCGTGGAGGACTCGCTCCTGCCCGGCGCGACCGCTCCCGGCACCTACTCGGGCAAGCTCTACGCGCTCAACTACGTCTACACGGTCTTCGCCCTGTGGTATTCCGCCAAGGAGTTCGAGGAGCGCGGCTGGAGCGCGCCCACCACGTGGGACGAGCTGATGGCGCTCGGAGAGACCGCCAAGGGTGCCGGCCAGGCGCTGTTCGCGTGGGGCGGCCAGAACGCCGCCGACTACTTCCAGGAGCTCGCGCTGTCGATCGCCATCAAGCAGGGCGGCGTCGAGGTCCAGAAGAACCTCGACAAGCTCGACGCCAAGGCCTTCGAGCAGCAGAGCATCGTCGACGCCTACAATGCGATGCAGGACGCGATCACGGCCGGGTACTTCCTCCCGGGCGGCGCCGGCATCAAGCACACCGAGGCGCAGACGCAGTGGGTCACCGGCAAGGCCGTCATGTACCCGTCCGGCTCGTGGATCGAGAACGAGCAGCGGGGCGTGACCCCCGAGGACTACCGGATGACCGGCAGCCCAGTGCCGCTCCTGTCCTCCGACGCCAAGCTGCCCTTCGAGGCCATCCACGGCACGGCGGGCGAGCCCTTCTTCGTGCCCGCCCAGGCCAAGAACGGCGCGGGCGGCCTCGAGTTCCTGCGGGTCATGCTGTCCAAGGAGCAGTGCGAGAACTTCGCGAAGATCACGTCCTCGCCGACCATCGTCAAGGACACGATCCCCGACGACGCGTTCGGCTCGACCGCCCTCGCCTCGGTCAACTCGATGATCGCGGCCGCGGGCGACAACGTCTTCCACTTCAACTTCAACGACTGGTACGGCATGGGCCCGGACCTCAAGCCGCTGTGGACCGAGTTCATCAACGGCGACAAGAACGCCGACCAGGTCCGCGAGGAGAGCCAGAAGCTGATCGACGCGATCCGCGAGGACGACAGCATCGAGAAGTTCGACGTCCAGTGA
- the tuf gene encoding elongation factor Tu — MAKAKFERTKPHVNIGTIGHVDHGKTTLTAAISKVLYDKYPDLNEKRDFDQIDNAPEEKQRGITINISHIEYQTEKRHYAHVDAPGHADYIKNMITGAAQMDGAILVVAATDGPMAQTREHVLLARQVGVPYLLVALNKSDMVDDEEILELVEMEVRELLASQEFDEDAPVVRVSALKALEGDPQWVKSVEDLMEAVDESIPDPVRDMDKPFLMPIEDVFTITGRGTVVTGKVERGKLPINAEVEIVGIRPAQKTTVTGIEMFHKQMDEAWAGENCGLLLRGTKRDDVERGQVVVKPGSITPHTNFEAQVYILSKDEGGRHNPFYSNYRPQFYFRTTDVTGVITLPEGTEMVMPGDSTEMSVELIQPIAMEEGLGFAIREGGRTVGSGRVTKITK, encoded by the coding sequence ATGGCCAAGGCCAAGTTCGAGCGGACCAAGCCGCACGTCAACATCGGCACCATCGGTCACGTCGACCACGGCAAGACCACGCTCACCGCTGCCATCTCGAAGGTCCTGTACGACAAGTACCCGGACCTGAACGAGAAGCGGGACTTCGATCAGATCGATAACGCGCCCGAGGAGAAGCAGCGCGGTATCACGATCAACATCTCCCACATCGAGTACCAGACCGAGAAGCGCCACTACGCGCACGTCGACGCCCCTGGTCACGCCGACTACATCAAGAACATGATCACCGGTGCGGCCCAGATGGACGGCGCGATCCTCGTGGTCGCGGCGACCGACGGCCCGATGGCCCAGACCCGCGAGCACGTCCTGCTCGCCCGCCAGGTGGGCGTCCCCTACCTGCTGGTCGCGCTGAACAAGTCCGACATGGTCGACGACGAGGAGATCCTCGAGCTCGTCGAGATGGAGGTCCGCGAGCTGCTGGCCAGCCAGGAGTTCGACGAGGACGCCCCCGTCGTCCGCGTCTCCGCTCTCAAGGCGCTCGAGGGCGACCCGCAGTGGGTCAAGTCGGTCGAGGACCTCATGGAGGCCGTCGACGAGTCCATCCCGGACCCGGTCCGCGACATGGACAAGCCCTTCCTGATGCCGATCGAGGACGTCTTCACGATCACCGGTCGTGGCACCGTCGTCACCGGCAAGGTCGAGCGCGGCAAGCTGCCGATCAACGCCGAGGTCGAGATCGTCGGCATCCGCCCGGCGCAGAAGACCACGGTCACCGGCATCGAGATGTTCCACAAGCAGATGGACGAGGCGTGGGCCGGCGAGAACTGCGGCCTGCTGCTCCGCGGCACCAAGCGCGATGACGTCGAGCGCGGCCAGGTCGTCGTGAAGCCGGGTTCGATCACCCCGCACACCAACTTCGAGGCGCAGGTCTACATCCTGTCCAAGGACGAGGGCGGCCGTCACAACCCGTTCTACTCGAACTACCGTCCGCAGTTCTACTTCCGCACCACGGACGTCACCGGCGTCATCACGCTGCCCGAGGGCACCGAGATGGTCATGCCCGGCGACTCCACCGAGATGTCGGTCGAGCTCATCCAGCCGATCGCCATGGAGGAGGGCCTCGGCTTCGCCATCCGCGAGGGTGGCCGCACCGTCGGCTCCGGCCGCGTCACCAAGATCACCAAGTGA
- a CDS encoding septal ring lytic transglycosylase RlpA family protein, with protein sequence MKKTPLIVSGLAAALVVGGSSSAYAMTHEVDVNVYGKSSTVRTFSGTVGDVLEAQGVDVKPTDKVTPSVATPVGESTAITVVQQRPVTVTIDGTQHTFMTSGTSVADALQDFEFDASTATVSPAPTTELSAQGTAITVTTRKDLTVSGQNGSATFRVTEPTLGEAAAAHLTDYQESDTFYDASDQPVAADTPVTSGMSVRIERVRFSEATSTQEIDYKTVTEDDANADKGTTTTKTEGVAGSKDVVTRTKTVDGKPVEETVVSENVTKQPQDKVVLKGTKEAPEPAPAASESQDSSSASSSKDSGSSSKSSDSSSSSTGSGSSSSSSSSRSSSSSSTDQGGTASGDTTTCKASFYGRGDGTDGGPTASGETFNSEAMTAAHKSLPLGTRIRVTNTATGQSVVVRINDRGPYVSGRCLDLSAGAFDAIGDTGAGTMTVTYQKVG encoded by the coding sequence GTGAAGAAGACCCCCCTGATCGTGAGCGGCCTCGCCGCGGCCCTCGTGGTCGGCGGCTCGAGCAGCGCCTACGCCATGACCCACGAGGTCGACGTGAACGTGTACGGCAAGTCCTCGACCGTGCGCACGTTCTCGGGCACCGTAGGCGACGTGCTCGAGGCCCAGGGCGTCGACGTCAAGCCCACCGACAAGGTCACCCCCTCCGTCGCGACCCCCGTCGGCGAGAGCACCGCCATCACCGTCGTCCAGCAGCGCCCCGTGACCGTCACCATCGACGGCACCCAGCACACCTTCATGACCTCCGGCACCTCGGTCGCCGACGCCCTGCAGGACTTCGAGTTCGACGCCTCCACCGCCACGGTCTCGCCGGCGCCCACCACCGAGCTCTCGGCCCAGGGCACCGCCATCACGGTCACGACCAGGAAGGACCTCACCGTCTCGGGCCAGAACGGCTCGGCCACGTTCCGCGTCACCGAGCCCACGCTCGGAGAGGCGGCCGCCGCCCACCTGACCGACTACCAGGAGAGCGACACCTTCTACGACGCGTCCGACCAGCCGGTCGCCGCCGACACCCCCGTCACCTCCGGGATGTCGGTGCGCATCGAGCGCGTCCGCTTCAGCGAGGCCACCTCGACCCAGGAGATCGACTACAAGACGGTCACCGAGGACGACGCGAACGCCGACAAGGGCACCACGACCACCAAGACCGAAGGCGTCGCGGGATCCAAGGACGTCGTGACGCGCACCAAGACGGTCGACGGCAAGCCCGTCGAGGAGACCGTCGTCTCCGAGAACGTCACCAAGCAGCCGCAGGACAAGGTCGTGCTCAAGGGCACCAAGGAGGCCCCGGAGCCGGCGCCCGCCGCCTCGGAGTCCCAGGACTCCTCCTCGGCGTCGTCCTCGAAGGACTCGGGCTCCTCCTCGAAGAGCTCGGACTCGTCGTCCTCGTCGACGGGCTCCGGCTCGTCCTCCTCGAGCTCGTCCTCGCGGTCCTCGTCCTCGTCGAGCACCGACCAGGGCGGCACGGCCTCGGGCGACACGACCACCTGCAAGGCGTCGTTCTACGGTCGGGGCGACGGCACCGACGGCGGCCCCACCGCGAGCGGCGAGACCTTCAACTCCGAGGCGATGACGGCCGCGCACAAGTCGCTGCCGCTCGGCACCCGGATCCGGGTCACCAACACCGCCACGGGCCAGAGCGTCGTCGTGCGCATCAACGACCGCGGGCCGTACGTGAGCGGCCGCTGCCTCGACCTCTCGGCCGGCGCCTTCGACGCGATCGGCGACACCGGTGCGGGCACCATGACGGTCACGTACCAGAAGGTCGGCTGA
- the rpsG gene encoding 30S ribosomal protein S7, whose translation MPRKGAAPKRQLVVDPVYGSPLVTQLINKILLDGKKTVAESIVYGALEGCREKNGQDPVATLKKALDNIRPSLEVRSRRVGGATYQVPVEVRPGRSTTLALRWLVGYSRARREHTMTERLMNEILDASNGLGAAVKRREDTHKMAESNKAFAHYRW comes from the coding sequence ATGCCTCGTAAGGGAGCAGCTCCCAAGCGCCAGCTCGTCGTCGACCCCGTCTACGGCTCGCCGCTGGTCACCCAGCTCATCAACAAGATCCTCCTCGACGGCAAGAAGACCGTCGCCGAGTCGATCGTCTACGGCGCCCTCGAGGGCTGCCGCGAGAAGAACGGCCAGGATCCCGTCGCGACCCTCAAGAAGGCCCTGGACAACATCCGTCCGAGCCTCGAGGTCCGCTCCCGCCGTGTCGGCGGCGCGACCTACCAGGTCCCCGTCGAGGTCCGCCCGGGCCGCTCGACCACGCTGGCCCTGCGCTGGCTCGTCGGCTACTCGCGCGCCCGTCGCGAGCACACCATGACCGAGCGTCTGATGAACGAGATCCTCGACGCCTCCAACGGTCTCGGCGCCGCCGTCAAGCGTCGCGAGGACACGCACAAGATGGCCGAGTCCAACAAGGCCTTCGCGCACTACCGCTGGTGA
- the rpsJ gene encoding 30S ribosomal protein S10 has product MAGQKIRIRLKSYDHEVIDSSARKIVDTVTRAGATVVGPVPLPTEKNVFCVIRSPHKYKDSREHFEMRTHKRLIDIVDPTPKAVDSLMRLDLPADVNIEIKL; this is encoded by the coding sequence ATGGCGGGACAGAAAATCCGCATCCGGCTGAAGTCGTATGACCACGAGGTCATCGACAGCTCGGCGCGCAAGATCGTCGACACCGTCACCCGTGCGGGTGCGACGGTCGTGGGCCCGGTGCCGCTTCCGACCGAGAAGAACGTGTTCTGCGTGATCCGTTCGCCCCACAAGTACAAGGACTCCCGCGAGCACTTCGAGATGCGCACGCACAAGCGACTGATCGACATCGTCGATCCCACGCCCAAGGCCGTGGACTCGCTCATGCGTCTCGACCTGCCGGCGGACGTCAACATCGAGATCAAGCTCTGA